From the genome of Nostoc sp. C052, one region includes:
- a CDS encoding serine/threonine-protein kinase, whose product MSYCINPLCIHRQNPDNVETCLACGTTLLINNRIRLVKPLRPLTDDPYSYFEVFEIEDFGTQWNPVCKQRVMKVLKWNSSKLRELIERESITLRRIRHQNIPKSSIDDFFTFAPKDSPLELRCLVMDKIEGENLDEWLESNEQISQSVALEWLQQLVKILDVVHHTEFFHRDIKPSNIILKPDGQLALIDFGTARRVTDTYLAKVSGSGGTSVRVGTYEITSVVTACYTPPEQMNGKAVPQSDFYALGRTFVNLATGISLLDLPTDEKTGNLVWRNKAPQIDKPFADLIDELMAPLPGQRPQTTEVILQRLERLPFKSKLNRVVKSNSFRLSVGILAFLSLTGLFYASRPVIADCFFKQGVKNQKENRFPDAQRNFKIAIQYNPKLTDSVSKFYFEQADRSQVAPEIAKEYYELAIKFNSQDESAYNNLALVCQRLRDFNCVNNSYESLFKLKPNSWEGHYNLGNFYDDQQKYDLAEQQYQLAIENSNEAVYAISNLSRLKNLNGEYDAAITLALQGLENLKNVKLSKDKNLELQAALYKSLGWSRLEQKRYIEAKNYLQKARRLFPRTDTYCLLAQVQEVLGEINDARISWEVCLITQSSLPEVQEWREQVLRRLLGDIVPKS is encoded by the coding sequence ATGAGTTACTGTATTAATCCCCTTTGCATTCATCGGCAGAATCCCGATAACGTTGAAACTTGTTTGGCGTGTGGAACTACACTGCTGATTAACAACCGTATTCGGCTTGTCAAACCACTAAGACCGCTTACTGATGACCCGTACAGTTACTTTGAAGTTTTTGAAATAGAGGACTTTGGTACGCAATGGAATCCTGTGTGTAAACAACGAGTGATGAAAGTTTTGAAATGGAACTCGTCTAAGCTACGGGAGTTGATTGAGCGGGAATCTATCACTTTACGAAGAATTCGCCATCAAAATATTCCTAAAAGTAGCATAGATGACTTTTTTACTTTTGCTCCCAAAGATAGTCCTTTAGAGCTTCGTTGTTTAGTGATGGATAAAATTGAGGGAGAAAATTTGGATGAATGGTTAGAATCTAATGAGCAAATTTCGCAATCTGTAGCATTAGAATGGCTTCAGCAGTTAGTTAAAATTCTTGACGTAGTACATCATACTGAATTTTTTCATAGAGATATTAAACCTTCTAATATAATTCTTAAGCCAGACGGTCAACTAGCATTAATCGATTTTGGTACAGCGCGGCGAGTGACTGATACTTATTTAGCAAAAGTTAGTGGAAGCGGAGGGACTAGTGTAAGGGTGGGTACTTACGAGATTACATCTGTTGTCACAGCTTGTTACACTCCCCCAGAACAAATGAATGGCAAAGCTGTACCACAATCAGATTTCTACGCTTTAGGTAGAACTTTTGTAAATCTAGCTACTGGTATTTCTCTGCTTGATCTACCAACAGATGAAAAAACAGGGAACTTAGTTTGGAGAAATAAAGCACCACAGATTGACAAACCCTTTGCTGATTTAATTGATGAGTTGATGGCTCCCTTGCCAGGGCAGCGGCCGCAAACGACGGAAGTAATTTTGCAGCGCTTAGAGCGCTTACCATTTAAATCAAAACTTAACCGAGTAGTTAAATCGAATTCATTTAGGTTGAGTGTAGGTATTTTGGCTTTTTTGAGTCTCACTGGGCTGTTTTATGCATCGCGTCCTGTTATAGCAGATTGTTTTTTTAAACAAGGTGTAAAAAATCAGAAAGAGAATCGCTTTCCAGATGCTCAACGAAACTTTAAAATAGCAATTCAATATAATCCCAAACTGACTGATTCTGTTTCTAAATTTTACTTCGAGCAGGCAGATCGTAGTCAAGTTGCTCCAGAAATTGCTAAGGAATACTATGAATTAGCTATTAAATTTAATTCTCAAGATGAATCTGCTTATAATAATCTAGCATTAGTATGTCAAAGACTACGAGATTTTAACTGTGTTAATAATAGTTACGAATCCCTCTTTAAATTAAAACCTAACTCATGGGAAGGGCATTATAATCTGGGAAATTTTTACGATGATCAACAAAAATACGATTTAGCAGAGCAACAATATCAATTGGCTATAGAAAATAGTAATGAAGCAGTATATGCCATTAGTAATCTTTCCCGATTAAAGAATTTAAATGGGGAATACGATGCAGCGATTACTCTAGCTTTACAGGGTTTAGAAAACCTGAAAAATGTGAAATTGTCAAAAGATAAAAACTTGGAATTGCAAGCTGCTTTGTACAAGAGTTTAGGCTGGTCAAGATTAGAACAGAAACGCTACATTGAGGCGAAAAACTATCTACAAAAAGCAAGGCGACTCTTTCCCCGAACAGATACTTATTGTTTACTGGCACAAGTACAAGAAGTGTTAGGCGAAATCAATGATGCTAGAATTTCTTGGGAAGTTTGCTTGATTACTCAATCAAGCCTGCCAGAAGTTCAGGAATGGAGAGAGCAAGTGTTACGGCGTTTATTAGGAGATATTGTTCCCAAATCTTAG
- a CDS encoding CHAT domain-containing protein, with the protein MARKRVIFLYQLSPILKSFYYLLFGLFPILLILLCQDKAELFALNTSNSEHSKAEILTQKGFKELEQGQVEAALHTWSVAYRIYQKLNDHEGIIGSLINQSLALKTSGSYLESCQTLTKALEIEDWICENPQFQQANVDAYKERLNQALQKQPALQVRVIGLKNLADLLRQMGKPDTSLLVLQKAFKMTKSLALESSNLNNELLLSQANTERVLYSQTKNKYEIIDEPIAKYKAFATAQSQINSALKLYQKLAIEQQSIAALPAQLNQLNLLLELEKWPAEAEINLQPRRQLVRDLVKKLLATPDQFQRLPAIDSIYAQLNLANSLGEISQNTQINQLLFTSKKNSLEIALSTAQKALSLAQKLDNERAESYALGTIGNIYSLLGQSFKSKQYLEQAMALAQALQAWDIAYQWQQQLGKFYQQNQDFHKATQAYAAAISSLEQVRGNILSVNPDLQFAFKDKVEPVYQEYINLLLSQVNPDLKQVIKVHEQLKLAELQNFLQCGKLPIFSGNEKQNSVKLPPIIYLIRTGGRIEEIVQTPQGNLYRHSIDLKLVNEPVNSLLKLVQNGQFYQAKNSDFLSYSQSLYQQLFAPIKKYLPESGTLVFVLDSYFQNLPLDLLHNGKKYLIESYSISISVSSHFLPSQALKPDRIEALIAGISQISPSFKDLLAPKNLNSLPQVIAEIANIKQNTKTVSLLLNQEFTDNNFRQKIKDDSFPIVHITTHGQFSSDPDQTFIMAWDHLINVRELNFLLRKHNERSVIDLLVLSACQTAKGDRRSALGIAGIAAEAGARSTLATLWLVDANSTAIFMGEFYKGLKNGLSKAEALRFAQLTLLSNPKYTSPYYWGAFVLVGAWN; encoded by the coding sequence ATGGCAAGAAAACGGGTTATATTTTTATATCAACTATCACCTATTCTGAAATCCTTTTATTACCTACTTTTTGGGCTTTTCCCCATATTATTGATACTTCTGTGTCAGGATAAAGCAGAATTATTTGCCTTAAATACGTCGAACTCCGAACACTCCAAGGCAGAAATCCTTACACAGAAAGGATTTAAAGAATTGGAACAAGGTCAGGTTGAAGCAGCCCTACACACATGGTCAGTAGCTTACCGCATTTATCAAAAATTAAATGATCATGAGGGTATAATTGGTAGCTTGATTAACCAAAGCTTGGCACTGAAGACTAGTGGCTCATATCTTGAGTCCTGCCAAACTTTGACTAAAGCTTTAGAGATAGAAGATTGGATTTGTGAAAATCCCCAATTCCAACAGGCAAATGTGGATGCATATAAGGAGCGATTGAACCAAGCTTTACAAAAGCAACCAGCTTTACAAGTCAGAGTAATTGGACTCAAAAATCTAGCCGATTTGTTACGGCAGATGGGAAAACCAGATACATCATTACTTGTATTGCAAAAGGCTTTTAAAATGACTAAAAGCCTTGCTTTAGAAAGCTCAAATCTTAACAATGAACTGTTGTTAAGTCAGGCTAATACAGAGCGAGTCCTTTATAGTCAGACTAAAAACAAGTATGAGATTATAGACGAACCTATCGCTAAATATAAAGCCTTTGCAACAGCCCAGTCGCAGATTAACTCTGCATTGAAACTTTATCAAAAATTAGCTATAGAGCAACAGAGTATTGCTGCACTTCCAGCACAGTTAAATCAACTAAATTTGTTGTTAGAGCTAGAAAAATGGCCCGCAGAAGCAGAAATAAATCTTCAGCCAAGAAGGCAACTTGTTCGAGATTTGGTCAAAAAACTATTGGCTACACCTGACCAATTTCAACGATTGCCAGCAATCGATTCTATCTACGCTCAACTTAATCTAGCTAATAGTTTGGGAGAAATTTCTCAAAATACACAGATAAATCAACTTTTATTTACTTCAAAGAAAAATTCCTTAGAAATAGCACTATCCACTGCTCAAAAAGCTCTGTCACTAGCTCAAAAACTGGATAATGAAAGAGCAGAATCCTATGCTTTAGGAACTATTGGCAATATCTATAGTCTTTTGGGACAATCCTTTAAGTCAAAACAATATTTAGAACAAGCTATGGCATTAGCTCAAGCGCTACAAGCTTGGGATATTGCTTACCAATGGCAACAACAGTTGGGAAAATTTTATCAGCAAAATCAAGATTTTCATAAAGCAACACAGGCTTATGCTGCTGCCATTAGTAGCCTAGAACAAGTTCGAGGAAATATTCTGTCAGTCAATCCCGATCTCCAATTTGCTTTTAAAGATAAAGTTGAACCTGTATACCAAGAGTATATAAATCTACTTTTATCTCAAGTTAATCCCGATTTAAAACAAGTAATAAAAGTTCATGAACAACTAAAGTTAGCTGAACTACAAAACTTCTTACAATGCGGCAAACTTCCGATATTTTCTGGAAATGAAAAACAAAACTCCGTGAAGTTACCGCCGATTATTTATCTTATTAGAACTGGCGGGAGAATAGAAGAAATTGTCCAAACCCCACAAGGAAATCTCTATCGCCATTCCATAGATTTAAAGCTAGTTAATGAACCTGTAAATAGTTTACTTAAGTTGGTTCAAAATGGGCAATTTTATCAGGCTAAAAACTCTGATTTTTTGAGTTACTCTCAGAGTCTTTACCAACAACTATTTGCCCCAATTAAAAAATATTTACCAGAGTCAGGAACTTTAGTATTTGTTTTAGATAGTTATTTCCAAAATTTACCTCTTGATCTGCTTCATAATGGGAAAAAGTATTTGATAGAATCATACAGTATTTCAATATCTGTAAGTTCTCATTTTTTGCCAAGTCAAGCTTTAAAACCAGACCGAATCGAGGCTTTGATTGCTGGTATTTCTCAAATAAGCCCCAGCTTTAAAGACCTGTTAGCTCCCAAGAACTTGAATTCTCTACCTCAAGTAATAGCAGAGATCGCAAATATTAAACAAAATACAAAAACAGTGTCATTACTCCTTAATCAAGAATTCACTGATAATAATTTCCGACAAAAAATCAAAGATGATTCGTTTCCAATAGTTCATATTACTACTCATGGTCAATTCAGTTCTGATCCCGACCAAACATTCATTATGGCTTGGGATCATCTCATAAATGTTCGGGAATTGAATTTTTTACTCAGAAAACACAACGAGCGTTCTGTAATTGATTTACTTGTCTTGAGCGCCTGCCAAACTGCAAAAGGCGACAGACGCTCTGCATTAGGTATTGCTGGTATAGCCGCCGAAGCTGGTGCAAGAAGTACCTTAGCCACTTTATGGCTCGTAGATGCCAACTCTACTGCTATATTTATGGGAGAGTTCTACAAAGGATTAAAAAATGGACTTTCCAAAGCTGAGGCACTCCGATTTGCACAATTAACTTTACTTTCAAATCCTAAGTATACTAGCCCTTACTACTGGGGAGCATTTGTTCTTGTTGGAGCATGGAATTGA
- a CDS encoding ShlB/FhaC/HecB family hemolysin secretion/activation protein, with protein sequence MNKSDFLQCVCESTLVLMAFSLTIDPAFAQILTPGQILEQFPAPQPPQITPPFLQKKEPIIKPTSPPSLPLEIPVENQVIIKVGHFIFKGNTVFTTQELEAVVAPYVGREIIFSKLAEAGNAVTNFYVEHGYIRSGAFFPVDENQRIQLHGGIVTIQVVEGELEKINISGSSRLDNYIRERLPSTGKVLNINRLADALQLLQTNPLIESITAELRKGSQIDKSVLNIKVKANQAFKIETILDNSRSPTVGTFERGVGFTNANLLGLGDSLSIGYRNTNGSNTITTSYSLPINVKNGTIEFAYANSSSKIIEQPFNSLDILSDIRAYKVTFRQPLIQKASATSTQEFALGLTADRLESESSLLNTPFPLEAGADSKGRTRISSIRFFQEWIERNTKSALSLRSQFSLGIGAFNATINNSSPDSRFFSWRGQASWARRLSSSTNLLLRADIQLADRPLVPLEQFGLGGADTVRAYRKDNYLTDNGSSLSAEIHISTWKDKTGEFQVIPFLDIGTSWNNHTARPNDTSGSNGTLASVGLGISYDLGDHLNAQIDWGIPLISIANNSNSNTWQENGLYFYINYHLF encoded by the coding sequence ATGAATAAATCTGATTTTTTACAATGTGTGTGCGAATCAACTCTTGTTTTAATGGCTTTCAGTCTAACTATTGACCCAGCATTTGCACAAATATTGACACCAGGACAGATTCTAGAGCAATTCCCAGCACCTCAACCGCCTCAAATTACTCCTCCATTCCTGCAAAAAAAAGAACCCATAATCAAACCGACTTCTCCACCTTCCCTTCCTCTAGAAATTCCTGTTGAGAATCAGGTAATTATTAAAGTCGGGCATTTTATATTTAAAGGAAACACAGTATTCACTACTCAAGAACTAGAGGCTGTAGTTGCTCCGTATGTAGGACGAGAAATTATTTTTTCAAAGTTAGCTGAAGCTGGGAATGCAGTTACTAATTTTTATGTGGAACATGGTTATATTAGATCGGGAGCTTTCTTCCCTGTTGATGAAAACCAAAGAATTCAACTACATGGAGGAATAGTAACAATTCAAGTAGTAGAAGGGGAGTTAGAAAAGATTAATATATCAGGTAGCTCACGATTAGATAATTACATTCGTGAACGCTTGCCAAGTACTGGTAAAGTACTCAACATTAATCGCCTAGCTGATGCTTTACAATTGTTACAAACAAATCCTCTAATTGAATCGATAACAGCAGAATTACGTAAAGGCTCTCAAATAGATAAATCAGTTTTAAATATTAAAGTCAAGGCAAACCAAGCTTTTAAAATCGAGACTATCTTAGATAACTCTCGCTCTCCTACTGTTGGAACTTTTGAACGTGGAGTGGGCTTTACCAATGCTAATTTACTTGGTCTTGGTGACAGCCTAAGTATAGGGTATAGAAATACTAATGGTAGCAACACTATAACAACTAGTTACTCTCTTCCTATCAATGTAAAGAACGGGACTATAGAATTTGCTTACGCAAATAGTTCGTCTAAAATTATTGAGCAGCCTTTCAATAGCTTAGATATTTTGTCTGATATCCGTGCCTATAAAGTAACTTTCCGACAACCACTAATACAAAAAGCCAGTGCTACATCAACCCAGGAATTTGCTTTAGGATTAACTGCTGACCGTCTCGAAAGTGAATCATCTTTGCTGAACACTCCGTTTCCTTTGGAAGCTGGGGCAGATTCAAAAGGTCGGACACGAATCTCATCTATAAGATTTTTTCAGGAGTGGATAGAACGCAATACAAAGTCAGCATTATCTCTTCGTTCGCAATTCAGTTTAGGCATTGGTGCTTTTAATGCCACAATCAACAATTCTAGTCCTGATAGTCGCTTTTTTTCATGGCGGGGCCAAGCAAGTTGGGCAAGACGTTTGTCGAGTAGTACAAATTTGCTATTGAGAGCAGATATTCAATTAGCAGACCGACCGCTTGTTCCCTTAGAGCAATTTGGATTAGGTGGTGCAGATACTGTACGTGCTTACCGAAAAGACAACTATCTGACTGATAATGGATCTTCCTTATCGGCTGAAATACATATTTCCACCTGGAAAGACAAAACTGGAGAATTTCAAGTTATTCCTTTTTTAGATATAGGGACTTCTTGGAACAATCACACTGCCAGACCTAACGATACTTCCGGTTCAAACGGGACTTTAGCATCGGTAGGGCTGGGCATTAGTTACGATTTGGGAGATCATCTTAATGCTCAGATCGACTGGGGAATTCCACTAATATCAATTGCAAACAACTCAAATTCAAACACATGGCAAGAAAACGGGTTATATTTTTATATCAACTATCACCTATTCTGA
- a CDS encoding filamentous hemagglutinin N-terminal domain-containing protein — MTQKYILNTFVEVVFFSMLTIFPSEAQVKHDLTLPNNTNIKVEGNKITIEGGTQVGKNLFHSFQDFSLSKGDIAAFNSALDIGNIIVRVTGTSASNIDGIISANGTANLFFSNPNGISFGQNARLNIGGSFLATTANAFMFPNGSEFSATNPQAPPLLAINVPIGLRFGNNPGAIQVNGRGQGLTSPSAGSSPIIKNSSLTGLSVESGKSLTLVGGDITLQGANLTAEQGQIELGSVNSGTVTLNLVGQKWSLSYQGISSFKDIHLSEQTLVDASGDNGGTISIEGKTVSLDTGSAILIQNRNSPSGKISVQASELLKISGISPTDGRFYSILRTESLGSGTGGNIDIFTKDLVLQGGGNLGTRSYSTGRGGNLTVNASNSSQLLGFSDFSPFFTSSIVTGTIASGNAGDITFTTGKLIAQDGGLITSLTRGTGAGGNIFLKANSIELLNSSELIKSGQDFVNYVPSYLSAGTFNTGNSGSLTIDTVRLIVGEKATVNTSSTGSGSAGRLTIHADDIEVSGTISSAVTVAGLPTQRGLGSPSVVTGTPGELTIDTKRLDVKGGLVSVRNLGTGDGGTLQIKADSISLDSKGSIAASTSSGEGGDIVLNVHDLRLRHNSNITSTAGNNGNGGNITINADTVVALENSDITANAYEGRGGSIRISTKGFFLYPDSMVTASSQKGINGTVEINTPQIDFIKTSLPSLEINTPQVTQNCGAQSQESTTATLVNAGSGGIPQNPNDTIDNSFGWNNNSASLENKESEEATVSEPTQKLIAAQGLKNNGDGTVSFIATPSETTPYGSLSQAPCLPNQQSQEEAHQHSQEETDK, encoded by the coding sequence GTGACACAAAAATATATCTTAAATACCTTTGTGGAAGTGGTATTTTTTTCCATGTTAACGATTTTCCCCTCGGAGGCACAAGTGAAGCACGATCTAACTCTTCCTAATAACACAAACATAAAAGTAGAAGGAAATAAAATAACTATTGAGGGCGGCACTCAAGTAGGGAAGAATCTTTTTCATAGTTTTCAAGATTTTTCACTCTCCAAAGGTGACATAGCAGCCTTCAACAGTGCATTAGATATTGGCAACATTATTGTCCGTGTCACAGGTACTTCAGCTTCCAACATTGATGGCATAATCAGTGCCAATGGTACAGCGAATCTATTTTTCTCCAATCCGAATGGTATTAGCTTTGGACAAAATGCACGTCTAAATATTGGCGGTTCATTTTTGGCTACTACAGCTAATGCTTTCATGTTCCCTAATGGTTCTGAATTTAGCGCTACTAATCCACAAGCTCCACCACTACTAGCAATTAATGTTCCGATTGGATTAAGATTCGGGAATAATCCAGGTGCAATTCAAGTCAACGGTAGAGGTCAAGGTTTAACCTCTCCAAGTGCAGGAAGTTCACCAATTATTAAGAACAGTAGCCTAACTGGTCTATCGGTAGAGTCAGGTAAAAGCCTAACTTTAGTAGGAGGAGATATCACCTTACAAGGTGCGAATCTGACTGCCGAACAAGGACAAATTGAATTGGGTAGTGTTAACTCTGGCACAGTCACTCTCAATCTAGTTGGCCAAAAATGGAGTTTGAGCTATCAAGGAATATCTTCTTTTAAGGATATTCATTTATCTGAACAGACGTTAGTAGATGCCAGTGGAGATAATGGTGGGACTATTAGTATAGAAGGGAAAACAGTATCTTTAGATACTGGGTCAGCAATTTTGATTCAAAACCGGAACTCTCCTTCAGGAAAAATTAGTGTCCAAGCCTCTGAATTGTTGAAAATTAGTGGGATTTCCCCAACAGATGGAAGATTCTATAGCATTTTACGGACTGAATCTTTAGGTTCTGGAACCGGAGGAAACATAGACATTTTTACAAAGGATTTAGTTCTTCAGGGAGGAGGCAATTTAGGTACAAGAAGTTACAGCACTGGTAGGGGAGGAAATCTGACTGTAAATGCCTCTAATTCTTCACAATTGCTTGGGTTTTCCGATTTCAGCCCTTTTTTTACTAGCAGTATTGTCACTGGTACAATAGCTTCTGGTAACGCCGGAGATATTACTTTTACAACAGGAAAATTAATCGCTCAAGATGGGGGGTTAATAACATCTTTAACCCGTGGAACAGGTGCTGGTGGAAATATATTTTTGAAGGCTAATTCTATAGAATTACTGAATTCTTCAGAATTGATTAAATCAGGACAGGATTTCGTAAATTATGTTCCTAGTTATTTATCTGCTGGAACTTTTAATACTGGAAATTCTGGCAGTTTAACAATAGATACAGTACGGTTAATAGTAGGTGAAAAGGCAACGGTTAATACTTCTAGCACAGGCTCAGGTTCTGCTGGAAGGCTCACCATCCATGCTGATGATATAGAAGTAAGTGGTACTATCAGTTCAGCTGTTACTGTAGCAGGTTTACCCACGCAACGAGGACTCGGCTCCCCTTCTGTAGTCACCGGAACTCCAGGAGAGTTAACAATCGACACTAAGCGCTTAGATGTAAAAGGTGGTTTAGTTAGTGTTAGGAATCTGGGGACAGGCGATGGTGGAACACTCCAAATCAAAGCTGATTCTATTTCCTTGGACAGTAAGGGTTCTATCGCAGCCTCAACTTCTTCTGGCGAAGGCGGTGATATTGTTTTAAATGTACATGATTTACGATTACGTCATAATAGCAATATCACCTCAACCGCAGGCAATAACGGAAATGGTGGCAATATCACTATTAACGCGGATACAGTAGTTGCATTAGAAAACAGTGACATCACAGCAAATGCTTATGAAGGACGGGGCGGAAGTATCAGAATAAGTACTAAAGGATTTTTCCTTTATCCTGACAGCATGGTGACAGCAAGTTCCCAAAAAGGAATCAACGGCACAGTTGAAATCAATACTCCACAAATCGATTTCATAAAAACTTCTCTACCTTCATTGGAAATCAATACTCCTCAAGTTACTCAAAACTGCGGCGCACAGTCTCAAGAATCAACAACTGCTACATTAGTGAATGCTGGGAGCGGAGGGATTCCGCAAAATCCTAACGACACCATCGACAACAGTTTTGGGTGGAACAATAACTCTGCTTCTCTGGAGAATAAAGAATCAGAAGAAGCGACTGTAAGCGAACCAACGCAAAAGCTTATAGCAGCACAAGGATTGAAAAATAATGGTGATGGGACAGTAAGTTTTATAGCTACACCATCAGAGACAACTCCCTACGGCTCGTTATCGCAAGCTCCGTGCCTTCCAAATCAGCAATCTCAAGAAGAAGCTCATCAGCATTCTCAAGAGGAAACGGATAAATAA
- a CDS encoding transposase family protein: MTNPLARIESHPHEAKRLIGINYDQFLALVSLAEKRHREKQAEIEKNKVRIIAKGGGRKPEMSPKEGICLCLVYLRQKPIFEILGLLFDISKTKANDAFNYWVDILREILPASQIEEASVDSQKYQELQQMLSEYELIVDSAEQATARPVDYQEQKRYYSGKKKMHTLKNQFIVLPGGEDIVDICVGMLGKTSDINLFRDTRNKFADSQRFIGDKAYIGDDAITTPHKKRKNTEISEFQKQENKQLSSRRIAVEHMICRVKIFRVASEKFRLARHRYSQVILAVCGLIRLRLNRLVSLTINT; encoded by the coding sequence ATGACAAACCCTTTAGCAAGAATTGAATCACATCCCCACGAAGCAAAACGATTAATAGGGATTAATTATGACCAGTTTTTAGCATTGGTATCCTTAGCGGAAAAAAGGCATAGAGAGAAACAAGCAGAAATTGAAAAAAATAAAGTTCGGATTATTGCCAAGGGAGGCGGACGCAAACCAGAGATGTCACCGAAAGAAGGAATATGCTTGTGTCTAGTTTACCTCAGACAAAAACCAATTTTTGAAATTTTAGGGTTACTCTTTGATATTTCCAAAACAAAAGCGAATGATGCTTTTAACTATTGGGTAGATATTTTGAGAGAAATTTTACCAGCATCTCAAATAGAAGAAGCGTCAGTAGATAGTCAAAAATATCAAGAATTGCAGCAAATGCTGTCCGAGTATGAATTAATTGTTGATAGTGCAGAACAGGCTACAGCGAGACCTGTAGACTATCAAGAACAAAAAAGATATTACTCTGGTAAGAAAAAAATGCATACTCTAAAAAACCAGTTTATTGTCTTACCAGGTGGTGAAGATATTGTAGATATCTGTGTGGGAATGCTGGGAAAAACAAGTGATATTAATTTATTTCGAGATACTCGGAATAAATTTGCTGACTCACAAAGGTTTATAGGTGATAAGGCCTATATTGGAGATGATGCCATTACCACACCTCATAAGAAACGAAAGAATACAGAAATTTCGGAATTCCAAAAACAAGAGAATAAACAACTTTCGTCTCGCAGAATTGCCGTTGAACACATGATATGTCGGGTAAAAATATTTCGAGTAGCCTCGGAAAAATTCCGTCTCGCTCGTCATCGATATAGTCAGGTAATTCTGGCAGTTTGTGGGCTGATTAGGTTAAGACTTAATCGCTTAGTATCCTTAACCATTAATACTTAA
- a CDS encoding transposase, translating to MTIIVYFHHSSYRNFKSYYQQNLAKYHQKEFPCLVSYNRFVELIPDILMPLILYLNSRKGKITGISFIDSTSIPICHPKRAKRNKVFLGLSGWGKSSVAWYFGFKLHLIINDQGELLTFQVTPGKTDDQVLVPTLTQSRFNCLYFSREKTLLKAR from the coding sequence ATGACAATAATAGTCTATTTTCATCATTCTAGTTATCGAAATTTCAAGAGTTATTATCAACAGAATCTGGCAAAATATCATCAGAAAGAATTTCCGTGCTTGGTAAGTTATAACAGATTTGTCGAATTAATACCTGATATTTTAATGCCCTTAATCTTATACTTAAATTCTCGGAAAGGGAAAATCACTGGCATCAGTTTTATTGATAGTACATCGATTCCAATTTGTCATCCAAAAAGAGCAAAAAGAAATAAAGTATTTTTGGGATTATCGGGGTGGGGAAAGAGTTCTGTAGCTTGGTATTTTGGGTTTAAACTTCATTTAATCATTAATGATCAAGGGGAATTATTAACTTTTCAAGTAACTCCTGGAAAAACAGATGATCAAGTACTAGTTCCGACCTTAACTCAAAGCAGGTTTAATTGCTTATACTTTTCAAGAGAAAAAACCCTCTTGAAAGCTAGATAA
- a CDS encoding class I SAM-dependent methyltransferase, with amino-acid sequence MPRWNAQDKQVYRTEVIRRINAAMPLVIQEYASINWVEELKGYHTDHEYYPDYIHAPIHGVTDAYTNPQSCLAWDAAMDAIIPLSHNVSCQQLREKMAELIPEDTSVETVLELGAGTGDGALALARRFPQSTFRITDVSPYMLVISKHKFNKVGFSERALFEQVDARHTGYPDNSFALVTSSLLLHETPKEWIPKILKEMYRITKPGGWVLYADTYRGEYALNASFQEPWLDDFIHFNFEYEFAKAGFTELNYIRYAVGLWYMVGRKLET; translated from the coding sequence ATGCCGAGATGGAACGCACAGGACAAACAAGTGTATCGAACCGAAGTGATTCGACGTATTAACGCAGCGATGCCCTTAGTAATACAGGAATATGCCTCAATTAATTGGGTAGAGGAACTCAAAGGCTACCATACTGACCATGAATATTACCCTGACTACATCCACGCTCCCATTCATGGTGTCACTGATGCCTATACCAACCCTCAATCGTGTTTAGCCTGGGATGCTGCTATGGATGCGATAATTCCCCTCAGCCACAATGTTAGTTGCCAGCAGTTGCGCGAGAAAATGGCCGAGCTAATTCCTGAAGACACTTCTGTTGAGACGGTGCTAGAGCTTGGTGCAGGTACGGGTGATGGAGCGTTGGCCTTGGCACGGCGGTTTCCACAGTCCACTTTTCGGATTACTGATGTTTCGCCTTATATGCTGGTGATCAGTAAGCACAAGTTTAACAAGGTTGGATTTAGTGAACGGGCTTTGTTTGAGCAGGTGGATGCCCGTCACACAGGCTACCCTGACAACTCCTTCGCTCTTGTTACATCGTCACTACTCTTGCACGAAACACCTAAAGAATGGATACCTAAGATTCTGAAAGAGATGTACCGGATCACCAAACCCGGAGGTTGGGTACTCTACGCTGACACCTATCGTGGTGAATATGCCCTGAACGCTTCTTTTCAAGAACCGTGGTTAGATGACTTTATCCATTTTAACTTCGAGTACGAGTTCGCCAAAGCAGGTTTTACAGAACTCAATTACATTCGCTATGCCGTAGGTTTGTGGTATATGGTTGGCCGGAAGCTAGAAACATAA